In Methanosphaera sp. ISO3-F5, a genomic segment contains:
- a CDS encoding MoxR family ATPase, protein MKEIEEIKSKLEENKYISNDQINTTLFLAFALKKPILIEGPPGTGKTELAKTIADSFGRDFFRIQCYEGITFEQVVGEWNYQKQLLYLEMARENKEDLTIFSDEFFIQRPLLTAFSNDKPSVLLIDEIDKADEELESFLLQALGEKEITVNDLDTFKLKNDLVVVLTSNAQRSLLDETKDRCLYLYIDYPDYDREVEIINKRVPIADDNLVKDIVEKTQKIRKLDLTKKPSIRATVDWVESLIALGEIPPTREALENTLNVIAKNEEDKEQIINEVLNNI, encoded by the coding sequence ATGAAAGAGATTGAAGAAATTAAAAGTAAATTAGAAGAGAATAAATATATTTCTAATGATCAAATTAATACAACCTTATTTTTAGCCTTTGCTTTGAAAAAACCAATACTTATTGAAGGACCTCCTGGAACGGGTAAGACCGAACTTGCAAAAACTATTGCTGATAGTTTTGGTAGGGATTTTTTCAGAATACAATGTTATGAAGGTATAACCTTTGAACAAGTTGTTGGTGAATGGAATTATCAGAAACAGTTATTATATTTGGAGATGGCTCGTGAAAATAAGGAAGATTTAACAATATTTTCTGATGAATTCTTTATACAAAGACCTTTATTAACTGCTTTTAGTAATGATAAACCTTCTGTATTATTAATTGATGAGATTGATAAGGCTGATGAAGAATTAGAAAGTTTTTTACTGCAAGCATTGGGTGAAAAAGAAATTACTGTTAATGATTTAGATACATTTAAGTTAAAAAATGATCTGGTTGTAGTTTTAACTTCTAATGCTCAACGTTCTTTACTTGATGAAACAAAGGACAGATGTTTATATTTATACATTGATTATCCTGACTATGATAGGGAAGTTGAAATTATTAATAAAAGAGTACCTATTGCTGATGATAACTTAGTTAAAGACATTGTTGAAAAAACTCAAAAGATTAGAAAACTTGATTTGACTAAAAAACCTTCAATCAGAGCTACTGTGGATTGGGTTGAATCTTTAATTGCTTTGGGTGAAATTCCACCTACACGTGAAGCTTTAGAAAACACCTTGAATGTCATAGCTAAGAATGAAGAGGATAAAGAACAAATCATTAATGAAGTTTTAAATAATATTTAA
- a CDS encoding PQQ-binding-like beta-propeller repeat protein codes for MKINTKKLSIFFIILFVLMGSLSSIYAEDWPMFQNNLRHTGYINQDTSYSTQTWTVNLNGAITTNPVLYEDKIFLATEKGTLYALDAQDGSEKWTFELEDPIHSSPVVSGDTLYIGADDGYLYSINIDDGKENWKFKSGDNIYSSPALDSNNVYFGSDDGNMYAITKDEGNLVWQYKTDDDIKSSPAIHNNTVYFGSNDDKIYALDTENGSVKWDYDTGDNVQSSPAIADGTVYVGSDDNQVYAVDEETGKEKWSYNAGSSVKSSPSIDLRQNTLYVGTEKGNMLALDTRDGLRKWEVKTGSSINTTPSIFGTNLAIGNSAGNMMMLNKFTGEKVWTYNPGYVDNIAGSISTSSVTSGGSLFFASDDGNVYSLNTDQKVGPTSNYTYYIIIICVVIIAGIVGFKKLVLDKRRKN; via the coding sequence ATGAAAATAAACACTAAAAAACTGAGTATATTCTTCATAATACTTTTTGTATTAATGGGTAGTTTGTCTTCAATATATGCTGAAGATTGGCCAATGTTTCAAAACAATTTAAGACATACTGGATATATTAACCAAGATACTTCCTATTCAACACAAACTTGGACAGTAAATTTAAATGGAGCAATAACTACAAACCCTGTATTGTATGAAGATAAAATTTTTCTAGCAACAGAAAAAGGAACATTATATGCATTAGATGCACAGGATGGAAGTGAAAAATGGACATTTGAGTTAGAAGATCCAATACATTCAAGTCCTGTAGTTTCTGGAGATACTCTATATATTGGTGCAGATGATGGATATTTATATTCTATAAATATTGATGATGGAAAAGAGAATTGGAAATTTAAATCCGGAGATAATATATACTCTTCACCTGCATTAGATTCAAATAATGTGTATTTTGGATCAGATGATGGGAATATGTATGCAATAACAAAAGATGAAGGTAATCTAGTATGGCAATACAAAACGGATGATGACATTAAATCTTCACCTGCAATTCATAATAACACAGTATATTTCGGCTCTAATGATGATAAAATATATGCATTGGATACTGAAAATGGTTCTGTTAAATGGGATTATGATACAGGGGATAATGTTCAATCTTCACCGGCAATTGCAGATGGAACAGTATATGTTGGATCTGATGATAATCAAGTCTATGCAGTTGATGAAGAAACAGGAAAAGAAAAATGGAGTTATAATGCAGGATCATCGGTCAAATCATCTCCTTCAATCGATTTAAGACAGAATACATTATATGTTGGAACAGAAAAAGGTAATATGTTAGCATTGGATACAAGAGATGGTCTTCGAAAATGGGAAGTAAAAACGGGTAGTTCAATAAATACAACTCCATCTATATTTGGAACTAATCTGGCTATTGGAAATTCTGCGGGAAATATGATGATGTTAAATAAATTTACTGGAGAAAAAGTATGGACATATAATCCTGGATATGTTGATAATATTGCTGGAAGTATATCTACTTCATCAGTAACTAGTGGAGGATCATTATTCTTTGCATCTGATGATGGTAATGTATACTCTTTAAATACTGATCAAAAAGTAGGTCCAACAAGTAATTATACATATTATATTATCATAATATGTGTTGTAATAATTGCAGGTATAGTTGGATTTAAAAAACTAGTTTTAGATAAAAGAAGAAAAAACTAA
- a CDS encoding methyltransferase MtaB domain-containing protein has product MVTKRYTKMENDSADDVVFGQTKNPVKMGLDQIMGGGVVVPNIKVAPAEGSEESVDGLEATSKNIAFAACQRAADIGLPAFQIETEHVQQQSINREASERCTAVTWAELEQMHEKYGTAVSLMSTVADMREEENGLRGSEFDIAMDESFEACAQNGASMLCIETIGGKVVSDYGISRGDVRAILYGIGVLGSIDMEYMWTKIVDIANRNNVVPGGDTDCAQANTAMFLAGGLTSKNVSHTIAAVARAIAGARSLVAIECGARGPTKDCGYENPIVKSIASVPICAEGKNATCAHSDLMGNLAAAVCDVWSNESVYNREEMGGPTPGVWLQSLGCECALMNTATQIGVSKELRDTYTLADKYRDPQGVILAYDNAYKIGEAIVADGEDIYLRSRAAALKAMDLINEAVEAKRIYLTRFERDTLDSTYKTYEQLPDKQSKFVKQSIKRYGRKVKEHDPSQYEL; this is encoded by the coding sequence ATGGTAACAAAACGTTATACAAAAATGGAAAATGATTCAGCAGATGATGTAGTATTTGGACAAACTAAAAACCCTGTAAAAATGGGATTAGACCAAATTATGGGCGGAGGAGTAGTTGTTCCAAATATTAAAGTAGCACCTGCAGAAGGATCAGAAGAAAGTGTTGATGGACTAGAAGCAACATCCAAAAACATAGCCTTTGCAGCTTGTCAAAGAGCAGCAGATATTGGATTACCTGCATTTCAAATAGAAACAGAACACGTACAACAACAATCAATTAACAGAGAAGCATCTGAAAGATGTACTGCAGTAACCTGGGCAGAACTTGAACAAATGCACGAAAAATATGGAACCGCAGTTTCATTAATGTCAACAGTAGCTGATATGAGAGAAGAAGAAAACGGATTAAGAGGATCCGAATTCGACATCGCTATGGACGAATCATTCGAAGCATGTGCACAAAATGGAGCATCCATGTTATGTATTGAAACAATTGGTGGAAAAGTAGTATCAGATTATGGTATTTCAAGAGGAGATGTAAGAGCAATATTGTATGGAATTGGAGTACTAGGATCAATAGATATGGAATACATGTGGACAAAAATCGTAGACATAGCAAACAGAAACAATGTAGTTCCTGGAGGAGATACAGACTGTGCACAAGCTAACACAGCAATGTTCTTAGCAGGTGGACTAACTAGTAAAAACGTTTCACATACAATAGCAGCAGTAGCAAGAGCAATTGCAGGAGCAAGAAGTTTAGTAGCTATTGAATGTGGTGCAAGAGGACCAACAAAAGACTGTGGATACGAAAATCCAATCGTAAAATCAATCGCTTCCGTACCTATCTGTGCAGAAGGTAAAAACGCAACCTGTGCTCACTCTGATTTAATGGGAAACTTAGCAGCTGCAGTGTGCGATGTATGGAGTAACGAATCTGTATACAACAGGGAAGAAATGGGTGGACCAACTCCTGGTGTATGGTTACAATCTTTAGGATGTGAATGTGCATTAATGAACACAGCAACTCAAATAGGAGTATCAAAAGAACTAAGAGATACTTACACACTAGCAGATAAATACCGAGACCCTCAAGGAGTAATATTAGCATATGATAATGCATACAAAATTGGTGAAGCAATTGTCGCTGATGGTGAAGATATATATCTAAGATCACGTGCAGCAGCACTTAAAGCTATGGACTTAATAAATGAAGCAGTAGAAGCAAAACGTATTTACTTAACAAGATTCGAAAGAGATACTCTCGATTCAACTTACAAAACATATGAACAATTACCAGATAAACAAAGTAAATTCGTTAAACAATCAATAAAAAGATATGGAAGAAAAGTCAAAGAACACGATCCATCACAATATGAATTATAA
- a CDS encoding HAD family hydrolase translates to MKAIVFDNAGTIIKRVTALKDTNSNKLIFESNTIGMVNKNDDSLILVFQTPTKQLIQYDKKIIDYLKDNIEKFEIGYSKKNYTKHDVIQVLEKDTSTFEDIRESASSLIKNYDIEICSGSALIINIGTKKIDYAYTAGGLFFKDTLKLFKQLKKLDYHIFIASGDNKQSLSKIAKTLNIPQTNIYDTCNMDCKEKVISKLKEKYDQVIMVGNNTNDYSALKKADIGILTTEQGEKLPEYLLNSVDFVINKISDVLKIIEKGD, encoded by the coding sequence ATGAAAGCTATAGTTTTTGATAATGCAGGTACAATAATTAAAAGAGTAACTGCTTTAAAAGATACTAATTCAAATAAACTAATTTTTGAATCCAATACTATAGGTATGGTTAATAAAAATGATGATAGTTTAATACTTGTTTTTCAAACACCAACAAAACAATTAATCCAGTATGATAAAAAAATAATTGACTATCTTAAAGATAATATTGAAAAATTTGAGATAGGTTATTCAAAAAAGAATTATACGAAACATGATGTTATTCAGGTACTGGAAAAGGACACATCTACTTTTGAGGATATTAGGGAATCTGCATCGTCATTAATAAAAAATTATGATATTGAGATATGCAGTGGATCTGCTTTAATAATTAATATTGGAACAAAAAAAATAGATTATGCCTATACTGCTGGTGGTTTATTTTTTAAGGATACATTAAAGTTATTCAAACAATTAAAGAAATTGGATTATCATATATTTATTGCATCAGGTGACAATAAACAATCACTTTCAAAGATTGCTAAAACTTTAAACATACCTCAAACCAATATTTATGATACATGTAATATGGATTGTAAAGAGAAAGTAATCAGTAAACTAAAAGAAAAATATGATCAAGTCATAATGGTTGGTAATAACACTAATGACTATTCAGCATTAAAAAAAGCAGACATCGGCATCTTAACAACAGAACAAGGAGAAAAACTACCTGAATACTTATTAAACTCTGTTGATTTTGTTATAAATAAAATAAGTGATGTATTAAAAATAATAGAAAAAGGGGATTAA
- a CDS encoding 2-isopropylmalate synthase, with protein sequence MTFNPPSDVMIYDTTLRDGEQTPGVTITTDEKIIVAEKLDKLGVDVIELGFPAASPGEQKTFKEAAKIGFDAQISGLARALTVDIDKAIDSDAEYIHTFIGTSPLHREYKLKMSKEEILNKAVSAVDYIKDHGLTAEFSCEDATRTELDYLLEVFGAVQEAKVDKINVPDTVGVTIPTKMNELISNIKEVIHVPISVHCHNDFGLAVANSLAAIEAGAKQAQCTINGLGERAGNASLEEIVMTLKKAYNINTNINTELLFNTSETVSRISGVKMPPNKAIVGENAFAHEAGIHVQGVLENSNTYEAFYPEEVGHKRRIVLGKLTGANAIKSKLDEYNINLDDKQFDQLFSKVKSLGDSGKTITDIDLRSIAEAIQGKPTTERIKLLGINVMTGDSTLPTATVKLDLDGKIKYKAETGVGPVDAALNAIQTLVNEIVHIELEEYHIEAITGGTNALGEVFVITVDEEGNKATGRATDEDIVKASIDAILSSTNKLLMLRD encoded by the coding sequence ATGACATTCAACCCACCATCAGATGTTATGATATATGACACCACTCTTAGAGATGGTGAACAAACACCTGGTGTTACGATAACAACTGATGAGAAAATTATAGTAGCAGAAAAATTAGACAAACTCGGAGTAGATGTTATCGAATTGGGTTTCCCAGCAGCTTCTCCAGGTGAACAAAAAACATTTAAAGAAGCAGCAAAAATTGGATTTGATGCACAAATTAGTGGATTAGCTCGTGCATTAACAGTAGATATTGATAAAGCAATAGATTCTGATGCAGAATATATCCATACATTTATTGGAACATCACCACTCCACAGAGAATACAAACTTAAAATGAGTAAGGAAGAAATACTTAACAAAGCTGTGAGTGCAGTAGATTATATTAAAGATCATGGACTAACAGCCGAGTTTTCCTGTGAAGATGCGACTCGTACAGAACTTGATTATTTATTAGAAGTATTTGGAGCAGTTCAAGAAGCAAAAGTTGATAAAATCAATGTTCCAGATACTGTGGGAGTTACTATTCCTACAAAAATGAATGAATTAATTTCAAATATTAAAGAAGTTATTCATGTACCTATAAGTGTACATTGTCATAATGACTTTGGTTTAGCAGTAGCAAATTCACTAGCTGCTATAGAAGCTGGTGCAAAACAAGCTCAATGTACTATAAACGGTCTTGGAGAACGTGCAGGTAATGCTTCACTTGAAGAAATTGTTATGACTCTTAAAAAAGCTTACAATATCAATACAAATATAAACACTGAACTCTTATTCAACACATCTGAAACTGTTTCAAGAATTTCTGGTGTTAAAATGCCACCAAATAAGGCAATAGTTGGAGAAAATGCATTTGCTCATGAAGCAGGTATTCATGTTCAAGGAGTTCTAGAAAACAGTAATACTTATGAAGCATTTTATCCAGAAGAAGTAGGTCATAAAAGAAGAATAGTTTTAGGTAAACTAACTGGTGCTAATGCAATTAAATCAAAACTTGATGAATATAATATTAATTTAGATGACAAACAGTTTGATCAGTTATTCAGCAAAGTAAAATCATTAGGAGATTCCGGAAAAACTATTACAGACATAGATTTAAGATCAATTGCTGAAGCAATACAAGGTAAACCTACTACAGAGAGAATTAAATTACTAGGTATTAATGTGATGACTGGAGACAGCACTTTACCTACAGCTACCGTAAAATTAGATCTTGATGGTAAAATTAAATATAAAGCTGAAACTGGTGTTGGTCCAGTAGATGCTGCTTTAAATGCAATACAAACATTAGTTAATGAAATTGTTCACATAGAATTAGAAGAGTACCATATTGAAGCTATAACTGGTGGAACAAATGCATTAGGAGAAGTATTTGTTATTACTGTTGATGAAGAAGGCAATAAGGCTACTGGAAGAGCAACTGATGAAGACATTGTTAAAGCAAGTATAGATGCGATTTTAAGTTCAACAAACAAACTTTTAATGTTAAGGGATTAA
- the albA gene encoding DNA-binding protein Alba: MAEENIVYIGNKPVMNYVLAVVTQMNSGVTEVILKARGRAISRAVDVAEIVRNRFISDVDVKSIDISTEEIVGNEGTSSNVSAIEIRLSK, from the coding sequence ATGGCAGAAGAAAATATAGTATACATTGGAAACAAACCAGTAATGAACTACGTTTTAGCTGTAGTTACACAAATGAACAGCGGAGTTACAGAAGTAATATTAAAAGCAAGAGGACGTGCTATCAGCAGAGCAGTAGATGTTGCTGAAATTGTAAGAAACAGATTTATTTCTGATGTTGATGTAAAAAGTATAGACATCAGTACCGAAGAAATTGTTGGAAACGAAGGAACCTCCTCCAACGTATCAGCAATAGAAATCAGATTAAGTAAATAA
- a CDS encoding ATP-binding cassette domain-containing protein codes for MKYAIETRDLVKVYDNGFKAVDNLNLFVENKTIGGILGPNGAGKTTSIKMLTCLIPKTSGEAKVAGFDVTEQPDEVRNRIGMVPQLVSLYKDLTVRENVELCADFYNVDQKIKDKKIDDLLELVDIKYAQNKLVKQLSGGMQQKTSVVASLVHNPDILFLDEPTVGLDPTTKRVLWDLMVDLNEQGRTIILCSHDMYEVDKICDSINIINNGKVVANDTPQGLKDQLLENMQENNQRIKQTIHQLEQEGLEENREEINGLKSSLTDESEKVTVMVSNINEEMINALENLSIVNEVKHTGSGRLNISLKRSETSINEVITTILSKDGNIASIKTNDPTLEDVFVAITAKTRKAIKDGN; via the coding sequence ATGAAATACGCTATTGAAACGCGAGACTTAGTAAAAGTTTATGACAATGGTTTTAAAGCAGTAGATAATTTAAATCTCTTTGTAGAAAATAAAACGATAGGTGGAATTTTAGGTCCAAACGGTGCCGGAAAAACAACATCAATAAAAATGTTAACATGCCTAATACCTAAAACAAGTGGCGAAGCAAAAGTTGCAGGATTTGATGTAACAGAACAGCCAGATGAAGTTCGAAACAGAATAGGAATGGTTCCACAACTGGTGAGTTTATACAAGGATTTAACAGTACGGGAAAATGTCGAATTATGTGCTGACTTTTATAATGTCGATCAAAAAATTAAAGATAAAAAAATTGATGATTTGTTAGAATTAGTAGATATAAAATATGCTCAAAATAAGCTAGTAAAACAATTATCTGGAGGAATGCAACAAAAAACATCAGTTGTAGCAAGTTTAGTACATAATCCAGATATCCTATTTTTGGATGAACCAACAGTAGGTTTAGATCCTACAACTAAAAGAGTACTATGGGATTTAATGGTTGATTTAAATGAACAAGGGAGGACAATCATTCTATGCTCACATGATATGTATGAAGTTGATAAAATATGTGACAGCATAAATATCATAAATAACGGGAAAGTAGTGGCAAATGACACACCACAAGGATTAAAGGATCAACTATTAGAAAATATGCAGGAAAATAATCAACGTATCAAACAAACAATTCATCAATTAGAACAAGAAGGACTTGAAGAAAACAGGGAAGAAATAAATGGACTAAAATCATCATTAACAGATGAAAGTGAAAAAGTCACAGTTATGGTATCAAACATAAATGAAGAAATGATAAATGCACTTGAAAATTTAAGCATAGTAAATGAAGTAAAACATACAGGCAGCGGTCGACTAAACATCAGTTTAAAAAGATCAGAAACATCAATAAATGAAGTCATAACAACTATACTTAGTAAAGATGGAAATATAGCATCTATAAAGACTAATGATCCCACATTAGAAGATGTTTTTGTAGCAATAACAGCAAAAACAAGGAAGGCGATTAAAGATGGAAACTAA
- a CDS encoding methylamine methyltransferase corrinoid protein reductive activase, protein MAEEYAIAMDIGTSGIRAQAIDLADNSTISTTVTLRHPIPGANVMDHLHFAVNVGGDQAHQLLIEAVNKVVDQLGVDKTKITRFAVCGNPIQLSLFQNIEIRDLAFWGTNAMERLNITPPKRNSQIVKPADIDLDINPDAEVYIPPAIKHEIGADALAMLVKSDVVNREGIYLVSDFGTNAEIALVIDGEIYSCSAAAGPAMEGQAIECGMLASPGAISDVAPEGDDWQIKVLNENLKVVDGDVMDVVEGNVIKERDNDTKARGITGTGVISAYSLGTEQGIISIPDIKSPNNQLNLQDDVYLSEKDLTEIGKALGAFRAAHITLCVESGIDFDDIDAVYMAGASGFYVDPLKSLTVGQIPANSWDIYQIGNTSLAMARDIVENPDLLQELQEVADGMQGNHITLATSEVFEKIYGLELAVCEQNMPLWKYDEWLESYGYGNLPELEEDPEIHRLYESDIPDIGINGLSIIEEVGTKLENKVEGCINCKACENECPENALKIEDGVATIRSDYCNGSACLRCERICPDKVFLYEKLFYIQGEEATQL, encoded by the coding sequence ATGGCAGAAGAATATGCAATAGCAATGGATATAGGTACAAGTGGTATTAGGGCTCAAGCAATAGATTTAGCAGATAACAGTACTATTTCTACAACAGTTACATTAAGACATCCAATACCAGGTGCAAATGTAATGGACCACTTACACTTTGCAGTAAATGTAGGTGGAGACCAAGCTCACCAACTTCTTATAGAAGCAGTAAACAAAGTAGTAGATCAATTAGGTGTAGATAAAACTAAAATAACACGATTTGCAGTATGTGGAAACCCAATTCAATTATCATTATTCCAAAATATTGAAATAAGAGATTTGGCATTTTGGGGAACTAATGCAATGGAAAGGTTAAACATTACTCCACCAAAAAGAAATTCACAAATAGTTAAACCAGCAGATATTGACTTAGACATTAATCCTGATGCAGAAGTATACATACCTCCTGCAATTAAACACGAAATTGGGGCAGATGCATTAGCAATGCTCGTAAAATCTGATGTAGTTAATCGTGAAGGAATATACTTAGTATCAGATTTCGGTACTAATGCAGAAATTGCACTAGTTATTGATGGTGAAATTTATTCATGTTCTGCAGCTGCAGGTCCTGCTATGGAAGGACAAGCAATTGAATGTGGTATGTTAGCATCACCTGGAGCTATATCTGATGTTGCACCAGAAGGTGACGATTGGCAAATAAAAGTTTTAAACGAAAACTTAAAAGTTGTTGATGGAGACGTTATGGATGTAGTAGAAGGTAATGTTATCAAAGAACGTGATAATGATACTAAAGCAAGAGGTATTACTGGTACTGGTGTAATTTCAGCATATAGTTTAGGTACTGAACAGGGTATCATATCAATACCTGATATTAAATCTCCAAATAACCAATTAAATTTACAAGATGATGTATATTTATCTGAAAAAGATTTAACAGAAATTGGTAAAGCATTAGGTGCTTTCAGAGCAGCACATATAACATTATGTGTTGAATCAGGAATAGACTTTGATGATATTGATGCAGTATATATGGCAGGTGCATCTGGATTCTATGTTGATCCTTTAAAATCATTAACAGTAGGTCAAATTCCTGCAAATTCATGGGATATATATCAAATTGGTAACACTTCATTAGCAATGGCAAGGGACATAGTAGAAAATCCAGATTTACTACAAGAATTACAAGAAGTGGCAGATGGAATGCAGGGTAATCACATAACTTTAGCAACTTCAGAAGTATTTGAAAAAATTTATGGTTTAGAATTAGCAGTATGTGAACAAAATATGCCATTATGGAAATATGATGAATGGTTAGAAAGTTATGGTTATGGAAACTTACCTGAATTAGAAGAAGATCCTGAAATCCACAGATTATATGAAAGTGATATTCCTGATATTGGAATAAACGGATTATCTATTATTGAGGAAGTAGGTACCAAACTTGAAAATAAAGTAGAAGGATGTATTAATTGTAAAGCATGTGAAAACGAATGTCCAGAAAATGCTTTAAAAATTGAAGATGGTGTTGCAACAATTCGTTCAGACTATTGTAATGGTAGTGCTTGTTTAAGATGTGAAAGAATATGTCCTGATAAAGTATTCTTATATGAAAAATTATTCTACATCCAAGGAGAAGAAGCAACACAATTATAA
- the mtaC gene encoding methanol--corrinoid protein MtaC, which produces MSSPLEKYYEQFESIEDYEKIAIRYNVKVEGPALKPEDDPEVVEILPKEEGIKRTLALDVLYGDKDKTDEDVAAALDAGEDPIDLINNALMKGMDGVSALYTKGEFFLPDLMLAGDAMMSGVEICEAKLGHKADTKAPIMCFAVEGDPHDIGKNLIVMFLNANGYEAIDLGRDVPTTEVVAKAKEHNPAMMTATALMTTTMTAFGKISAALQEEGIDTPIGCGGGAVRRDFVEEFDQTFYGVEAYHTPKLADAVVDDGKSWEDIRKEYAEIVGEYVAAYS; this is translated from the coding sequence ATGTCAAGTCCATTAGAAAAATATTATGAACAATTCGAAAGTATTGAAGATTACGAAAAAATTGCAATAAGATACAACGTTAAAGTTGAAGGTCCAGCTCTCAAACCTGAAGATGACCCAGAAGTAGTTGAAATCTTACCAAAAGAAGAAGGAATTAAAAGAACCCTTGCTTTAGATGTATTATATGGTGATAAAGATAAAACTGATGAAGATGTAGCAGCAGCATTAGACGCAGGTGAAGATCCAATTGACCTCATTAACAATGCTTTAATGAAAGGTATGGATGGTGTATCTGCTTTATACACTAAAGGTGAATTCTTCTTACCTGATTTAATGTTAGCTGGGGATGCAATGATGTCTGGTGTAGAAATTTGTGAAGCAAAACTCGGACACAAAGCAGATACAAAAGCACCAATCATGTGTTTTGCAGTAGAAGGTGACCCTCACGACATAGGTAAAAACTTAATTGTCATGTTCTTAAACGCAAACGGTTATGAAGCTATAGATTTAGGTCGTGATGTACCAACAACAGAGGTAGTAGCAAAAGCAAAAGAACATAATCCTGCAATGATGACAGCTACTGCATTAATGACAACAACAATGACTGCTTTCGGTAAAATATCTGCAGCACTACAAGAAGAAGGTATTGATACTCCTATAGGATGTGGTGGTGGAGCGGTACGTCGTGACTTTGTAGAAGAATTTGATCAAACATTCTATGGTGTAGAAGCATACCATACACCTAAATTAGCAGATGCTGTTGTTGATGATGGTAAATCATGGGAAGATATCAGAAAAGAATATGCGGAAATAGTGGGAGAATATGTGGCAGCATATTCCTAA
- a CDS encoding ABC transporter permease — METKKVWWMIKKDLLTLWRHKVQFISLVLFPILMIALCGWGMGGTVENTPVVIVKQSSGELTDLVINSIKSDKTFEVKDIISDPEEAKKKVDKGEVRSAIILSSDFEEEGSRNAILYVDSSDQMTTQMVIPTVQKIFASVSEQIEITKLTSTQSNTDPLTSATQTIKLQINKIYGEIEYIDYLLPGVLAMTMFMSSMLGLGNSIAGERERGELARLFMTPTSISSVISGKIISQVVKEMLRAIILIISAIVIFNVVINGNMLLLLLVMLLSVLCFVGFGMMISATSKTQEDYIQIVMPIAMPMMFICGVFFPKETMPWLLQKVSYILPLTYSNDAFRAVMLQGAGIEAVAIDLLVLLAFTVVFFVVGVVRFNRDI, encoded by the coding sequence ATGGAAACTAAAAAAGTATGGTGGATGATAAAAAAAGATTTATTAACATTATGGCGACATAAAGTACAATTCATATCATTAGTATTATTTCCTATCCTCATGATAGCATTATGTGGATGGGGTATGGGAGGAACAGTAGAAAACACTCCTGTTGTTATAGTTAAACAAAGTTCTGGTGAACTAACTGATCTTGTAATAAATTCAATAAAATCAGATAAAACTTTTGAAGTAAAAGACATAATATCTGATCCAGAAGAAGCCAAAAAGAAAGTTGACAAGGGAGAAGTAAGATCTGCTATAATATTATCATCCGATTTTGAAGAGGAGGGTTCACGTAATGCTATACTTTACGTTGATTCGTCAGATCAGATGACCACACAAATGGTAATACCAACAGTTCAAAAAATATTTGCATCAGTATCAGAACAAATAGAAATAACAAAATTGACATCAACTCAGTCTAATACTGATCCATTAACATCAGCTACACAAACAATTAAATTACAAATAAATAAAATATATGGGGAAATAGAATATATTGATTACTTACTGCCAGGAGTATTGGCAATGACTATGTTCATGTCCTCAATGTTAGGTTTAGGAAATTCCATAGCTGGTGAAAGAGAAAGAGGTGAACTTGCCAGGTTATTCATGACACCTACCAGTATATCTTCAGTAATAAGTGGAAAAATTATATCACAGGTAGTTAAAGAAATGTTACGTGCAATAATATTAATCATTTCGGCTATAGTTATATTTAATGTAGTGATAAATGGAAACATGCTTTTATTGTTGTTAGTGATGTTACTTTCGGTACTATGTTTTGTAGGATTTGGAATGATGATTTCAGCAACATCCAAAACACAGGAAGATTATATTCAAATAGTTATGCCAATAGCTATGCCTATGATGTTTATATGTGGAGTTTTCTTCCCTAAAGAGACAATGCCATGGTTATTACAGAAAGTTTCATACATATTACCTTTAACATATTCTAATGATGCATTTCGTGCAGTAATGTTACAAGGAGCAGGTATTGAAGCAGTAGCTATAGACCTATTGGTATTATTAGCATTTACAGTAGTATTCTTTGTAGTTGGAGTAGTAAGATTTAATAGGGATATATAG